The proteins below are encoded in one region of Limnochorda pilosa:
- a CDS encoding AIR synthase family protein, with amino-acid sequence MQAGKLSTAELRRRVLTHLGHRRPEVRVRAGVGLDSAVIDLGGDLCVVSSDPITGAGEGAGRLAVVVSCNDVAAMGAVPVGVQVTLLLPEGAGPEDVERFMEEVSGACEALGIEVLGGHTEITSRVTAPVLVTTAVGRVPPERLVQASGARAGDGLVVTKGVGLEGTAILATDFAQDLEPRVGAEVLARARRFTEELSVVAEALAAARLGATAMHDVTEGGLYGACREMALASGLGVELWTDHLPVRPETRAICEVLGMDPAGLISSGTLLIAAPDPEAMAGGLKEEGFQAFPVGRLVPSGFWRLERKPFPGPGAGRRPFPEDEEDELWRFLRTR; translated from the coding sequence GTGCAGGCGGGGAAGCTCTCGACGGCGGAGCTCAGGCGGCGGGTCTTGACCCACCTGGGCCACCGCAGGCCCGAGGTGCGCGTGCGCGCCGGGGTGGGGCTCGACTCGGCGGTCATCGACCTGGGGGGCGACCTCTGCGTGGTCTCCAGCGATCCCATCACCGGAGCGGGGGAGGGCGCGGGGAGGCTGGCGGTGGTGGTCTCCTGCAACGACGTGGCCGCCATGGGAGCCGTCCCCGTGGGGGTCCAGGTGACGCTGCTCCTCCCCGAGGGCGCAGGCCCGGAAGACGTGGAGCGGTTCATGGAGGAGGTGTCCGGCGCCTGCGAAGCGCTGGGCATCGAGGTTCTGGGCGGCCACACCGAGATCACCTCCCGGGTGACCGCCCCCGTGCTGGTCACCACCGCCGTGGGCCGGGTGCCGCCCGAGCGGCTGGTGCAGGCGTCGGGCGCCCGGGCGGGTGACGGGCTGGTGGTGACCAAGGGCGTGGGCCTGGAGGGAACGGCCATCCTCGCCACGGACTTCGCCCAGGATCTGGAGCCCCGGGTGGGTGCTGAGGTCCTGGCCCGCGCCCGACGCTTCACCGAGGAGCTGAGCGTGGTGGCTGAGGCGCTGGCGGCGGCCCGGTTGGGCGCCACGGCCATGCACGACGTCACCGAGGGCGGCCTCTACGGAGCCTGCCGGGAAATGGCCCTCGCATCGGGGCTGGGGGTGGAGCTCTGGACCGACCACCTCCCCGTGCGCCCCGAGACCCGCGCCATCTGCGAGGTGCTGGGCATGGACCCCGCCGGGCTCATCTCCTCCGGCACCCTCCTCATCGCCGCCCCGGACCCCGAGGCCATGGCCGGCGGACTGAAGGAGGAGGGCTTCCAGGCCTTCCCCGTGGGCCGGCTGGTCCCGAGCGGCTTCTGGCGCCTGGAGCGCAAGCCGTTCCCAGGCCCCGGCGCCGGCAGGCGCCCCTTCCCCGAAGACGAAGAGGACGAGCTCTGGCGGTTCCTGCGGACCCGGTAG
- a CDS encoding cytochrome c3 family protein: protein MTSLARRGLRRGGLLAVLVFVLLVVAAVAQAGPKQELANSAHSTPVESAATRAACATCHDGPTFAGERPEGVTITDPKGLSCTDCHDWSGSQAPEGLRVYGEAKLPNGLVLQNGSAALCVTCHNGRRDTGDPKTAQGLSAPHRSPQGEMLAGTGAFEFPGYRYTNSVHTTLEEGCVACHMAPGPAEGEAPFERIGGHTFTMAYEGTENLNACTDCHPLATSFNRPATADWDGDRRLEGVQDEVHGLVELVKGAIEAALDGGRGGVIHESHGAVEFLKKDGQTKLEGVPESIYKATYNLLFVENDGSLGIHNTAYAVQLLQSSYQAVTGHPVPDAAIR from the coding sequence GTGACGAGCTTGGCACGACGCGGCCTGCGGCGTGGGGGTCTCCTGGCCGTACTCGTTTTCGTCCTCCTGGTGGTGGCTGCCGTCGCGCAGGCCGGGCCCAAGCAGGAGCTGGCCAACTCAGCCCACTCCACCCCTGTGGAGAGTGCGGCTACCCGGGCGGCCTGCGCCACCTGCCACGACGGCCCGACCTTTGCCGGTGAGCGGCCCGAGGGCGTGACCATCACCGACCCCAAGGGCCTCTCATGCACCGACTGCCACGACTGGAGCGGCTCCCAGGCCCCCGAAGGCCTCAGGGTGTACGGGGAAGCGAAGCTGCCCAACGGGCTGGTGCTGCAGAACGGCTCCGCCGCCCTGTGCGTCACCTGCCACAACGGGCGGCGCGACACCGGCGACCCGAAGACCGCACAGGGCCTCTCGGCGCCCCACCGGAGCCCCCAGGGCGAGATGCTGGCGGGCACGGGGGCCTTTGAGTTTCCGGGGTACCGCTACACCAACTCGGTGCACACCACCCTGGAGGAGGGCTGCGTCGCCTGCCACATGGCACCCGGGCCGGCGGAGGGTGAGGCGCCCTTCGAGCGCATCGGGGGCCATACCTTCACCATGGCCTACGAAGGCACCGAGAACCTGAACGCCTGCACCGACTGCCATCCGCTGGCCACGAGCTTCAACCGGCCCGCGACGGCGGACTGGGACGGCGACCGGCGACTGGAGGGCGTGCAGGACGAGGTGCACGGGCTGGTCGAGCTCGTCAAGGGGGCCATCGAGGCTGCGCTGGACGGCGGCCGGGGCGGCGTGATCCACGAGTCCCACGGCGCGGTGGAGTTCCTGAAGAAGGATGGGCAGACCAAGCTCGAGGGCGTGCCCGAGTCCATCTACAAGGCCACCTACAACCTGCTCTTCGTGGAGAACGACGGTAGCCTGGGCATCCACAACACCGCCTACGCGGTGCAGCTCCTGCAGTCCTCGTATCAGGCGGTGACCGGGCATCCGGTGCCCGACGCGGCCATCCGCTGA
- a CDS encoding TetR/AcrR family transcriptional regulator: MSDRVDRRKSRTRRLLRQALVELIDEEGLDRITVSSLCERADINRGTFYLHYRDIYDFIERNTVEVLEGLRKLVDRADPFELLAYAAQDETYPQIVAILEYLTQHAAFFKAMLGPKGDPAFPAQIKELMASHLFPKLFSGRARPSELLIPPDYLIAFATSAQLGLIQHWFDTGMAHSPSELALFISRIVFRGPAAVVGLL; this comes from the coding sequence GTGTCCGACAGGGTTGATCGCCGCAAGAGCCGGACCCGCCGGCTGCTGCGTCAGGCGCTGGTGGAGTTGATCGACGAGGAAGGCCTCGACCGGATCACTGTCAGCAGCCTCTGCGAGCGGGCGGACATCAACCGGGGGACCTTCTACCTGCACTACCGGGACATCTACGATTTCATCGAGCGGAACACGGTCGAGGTCCTGGAGGGGCTGCGCAAGCTGGTGGACCGGGCCGATCCCTTCGAACTCCTGGCCTATGCTGCCCAAGACGAAACCTACCCGCAGATCGTCGCGATCCTGGAGTACCTGACCCAGCACGCGGCCTTCTTCAAGGCGATGCTGGGGCCCAAGGGCGACCCGGCCTTTCCCGCGCAGATCAAGGAGCTCATGGCGTCACATCTCTTTCCCAAACTCTTCTCCGGACGCGCCAGGCCGTCGGAGTTGCTCATTCCCCCCGACTACCTGATCGCCTTTGCGACCTCGGCTCAACTGGGGCTCATCCAGCACTGGTTCGATACGGGAATGGCGCACTCCCCGAGCGAGCTGGCGCTCTTCATCAGCCGCATCGTCTTCAGGGGGCCGGCAGCGGTGGTGGGGCTACTGTAG